TCCTCTATTCTCGAATCTCGTCACAAGTCCTACATTCGACGTCTACGTTACGACCTCACAGCATCCTCGAGAGAACCAGGAGCGCCATCGACGCGGCCAGGTTTATCATCGCGGCGCTCATCGCGGATGCGGCCGAGAGTTGGAGTTTGCTTTTTAAAGCTTCCGGCACGTCCACGTAGACCTTATCGACTCCCACGTCTCTGATCAATTTCGAGAGCTTCTCGGCGTCGACGGAATCGCCCTCCGACGACCAGATCGTCAATGTGGCATTAGTGAACGTCGTGTTCTTCAACAATGTCTTTATGACATCGACATCATTTGCCACGAGGCCGGCTCGTACGGGATAAGTTACCGGTTGGGTAACTTGATTTTCCTTCAGAGCTTCAATCATGGTTTGAATCTGCTTCAAGCTATATCGACCCTCGGTGATGTTGAACTCCTTTccatatctaaaatattgacAGATAGTTAAACCTTTCAATTGCATAATATACGgctagataaaaatttctttttctattattttattaatataatacaagtcGGATACAAAAACTAGAatctaaaaatgcaatttaatatccATCCATGTAtccatcaatatttttatttaagtatcaAGCAATTCGactaaaattctattttctgcaaataatgacaatttttttcgagCAATCTCTAAATatctatcttattatttatcggttgattctttaaacattttttattaatatacgtcTTTGACATTGGCGTGTATCCGACATGGTGTCATACGTATTTTATTGAAGAGCTAAGTTGATTACCTCTTCTCAGggactttatatttataactcttttttttataagagattGTTCCATGgtcacgatatatatttctttgcttATACGGTTAATTAATTGCAAGGTTATATGTTAGAAACTGCTGTTACTCTGTTCACACAAGTGTTTCTCGATAGTTATTTACCTGGTTGTCCAGCCGACGGAGAGGATGCTCTCTGGCATAGTTTCGTTAGCCCCTTTCAGAAAATCTTTTGCATTAAGCGGAGTAATAGTAGCGTTTACAGGTCCAGAAAGAATGTCCGCGTTGAGAATTACCGGGAACGTCAACtgtcaacaaataaaattttatttatgttttatttttcaaaaaaaatacgttttatatatttaaatatatacacatatatatatatatatatatatatatatatatatatatatatatacgcacgtTTGCTCGCAATTTTGTGAGAATGGGCTTGCTACTCTCGAATGCTGAATTGGATTTAAAGTCCAGCTTGATGCCCTTGGTGTTGTTACTGTGAATGTTGATCTCGAGGAAATTCTCGAGCGACAGATCGCTCTCAACGGCCGGTGGATGCGCCATTATCGGGATATCAGTCTGATTGGTAGTATTTAGTTTTCCCATAACAACGTCAGCTTCCAGCATCATGATGTCCTCTTTAAAAAGGAAAGTCGGTTGATGTTCgttcgtatgtatatatgtgtgtgtatatgtgcaaGCGTGTGAGGTAGCTTGAGACGATCGGCTGGGCGGGAGGAGAGTTCTCGCATGTGCATATACGTGCAGTGAATATCGATCACTCCCTAAAGAGGCTGGAAGACTGCCGGATGCACACATTTGTCAGTGTTGACgctcaaatgaataaaaatctcGGCTTTTTCGTGATGAGGGCCATACAGACTGACGTCAAATTGTCaagtttttgaaaagaaatgaatAGTTTTGACCAGCTACAGCTACGACATTTCTTTCTTGTAGATATTAAAGCGATCATTGCACACTTTCAGCGAGCTTTGCGagggattataaaaaaagataaacgttctttttatataatagagatTATGATAATTTGTTAGAAGTGTGTGATAGAGAAATACGcaagaaaatgtataatcgACCgggaaaggaagaagaaatttAGAATTCTGATCCTCAATAATATCTTTGTCATTGAAAGATGCATAGTCGCGGAATTAAATTACGAAAgtcaaaaatttcaagtttaatCTTTGCGATTACTTTGCACCTTGGTACTTTTTTGAGATTCAAAGGAAGCATGAATGTACTTTTCGAAAACTTTGCATCGTGACGTGACTGCGTATAAACGACTTATCTATCGAATTCAATCGTATACggagatagaaaatttaaatacgaaGACttgaattttcttcaaaattgaaGCGCAAAGTTGAGGAAAGTTTCTCGTTCAAAATTGACGTGTATTGATACGTGTCGAGATACGAAATGTACGTGTATATCAAGGGAAAGATGCCTGAAAATACGAGACTTAATCAGTttcacttatattttatataaacttgttTTGTGAAGGCGTGTGAGATAAATCTTGGAACGCGGATACTGCATAAAGCTTTCTCCCTTGCTGTCGATATTTCTGAGAGCGCACTTTTCAAGGACGTCCCACACCATTATTTAAAGCGCGCCGATGTAAAAATACATGTCATCATGCGGGCTGACACAAAGACACGCGCAATTGAACCCGATATGGGATATCCATGAGAGTGAGACAAATGCAAAAAAGCGTCGGCATTGAAaagtaatgttataaaatgccACCGAAACCCATTTAATTAGTAATGACGATCGATGAAAATCGCGAAcgaaattatagtaaattagTATCTCGTCTCGGGGCGAAATTTTTGTCGAGGTTATTTCcgatttttcaacattaaatatttaccatGACTGttgtatatttgtaagatAATTCAAGGTGCCGCGTCGCAGATAGATAcatctcaattatttataatttaatattatacattctcatcgattattattttatcagatttatcAATTCATTTTCTGCTGACATGAATCATTTAGAGATAATCTTATTacgtaattattatcttttacaatCTTAATGGCGCAATAGCGTTAACATCAGCATCTTTAAGCGGTCACGTTTcgataatataactttattattttcattgaaatattgtcaaaatattatcttaaataaaaaccgTTATGGCCATGTTCAggctttaatattaaaaatatgttaattcgAAAGTCTGTCAACATTTTAACGATGTCATGATTTTACATGAAAGGAAGCATcctaatgtaataattaaaaattttttctatttacaaaAACAATGGGATGCTTATTAAAGCCGCGTAAAATACCTTCAAAGCAATCCTCGCTTTTCCGATAATACCGGCGATATCCGAGAGCATGCGAGAATAATCAGTGTGCCGTCGCTCtcctctccatctctctcGAGTGC
The genomic region above belongs to Cataglyphis hispanica isolate Lineage 1 chromosome 7, ULB_Chis1_1.0, whole genome shotgun sequence and contains:
- the LOC126850743 gene encoding protein FAM151A isoform X2 is translated as MCNNNSHVSPDPTKFFPNVKGNLTKIVWAHAVNSLAELERALSSEDIMMLEADVVMGKLNTTNQTDIPIMAHPPAVESDLSLENFLEINIHSNNTKGIKLDFKSNSAFESSKPILTKLRANLTFPVILNADILSGPVNATITPLNAKDFLKGANETMPESILSVGWTTRYGKEFNITEGRYSLKQIQTMIEALKENQVTQPVTYPVRAGLVANDVDVIKTLLKNTTFTNATLTIWSSEGDSVDAEKLSKLIRDVGVDKVYVDVPEALKSKLQLSAASAMSAAMINLAASMALLVLSRML
- the LOC126850743 gene encoding protein FAM151B isoform X1, with the protein product MASTMITTIAILLTVIQAAMCNNNSHVSPDPTKFFPNVKGNLTKIVWAHAVNSLAELERALSSEDIMMLEADVVMGKLNTTNQTDIPIMAHPPAVESDLSLENFLEINIHSNNTKGIKLDFKSNSAFESSKPILTKLRANLTFPVILNADILSGPVNATITPLNAKDFLKGANETMPESILSVGWTTRYGKEFNITEGRYSLKQIQTMIEALKENQVTQPVTYPVRAGLVANDVDVIKTLLKNTTFTNATLTIWSSEGDSVDAEKLSKLIRDVGVDKVYVDVPEALKSKLQLSAASAMSAAMINLAASMALLVLSRML